In Telopea speciosissima isolate NSW1024214 ecotype Mountain lineage chromosome 10, Tspe_v1, whole genome shotgun sequence, the DNA window CTTCATGGTTTTTCAAGTTCGTGATGCTGTTAATGGTGTTTGGGATTGTCGTCATCAACCTTTGTTTGTCTACGGTGTAGATATGTAATATATCCCCTTGTTACATGTATTATCATGTATGGTTTAGATGAATATTTCCAATAGCTTATAAGCGTTATAAGCGTTGCAATtgtaactattttttttttttttttgagaggaTTCTTGAGCAAGCAACATAGAGGAGCGCACCAATGAGGTGCGGCAAAATGATTTTCGTATATAAGAGGGGAGCCTCCATTGGCGGCTTAGAaaaccttttcctttcttttaggAAAGATATATTGAAAAATAGGGTTGAAGTTTGGCCCTGATAGCCCAACCCGGCCTTGGCCTACCCTTAGCCCGAACAAGGCCGGGGTTGAGATACTctgccctgagggcgggtcagggttgggaattttcagccctgagtcagggccgggctaggtcagggttgaggcctcaagctGAGGTCTGACCCAACCCGAGCCTATCTTATTCttcatgttctttttttttcccccttgttcttcttcctcttctttcttcttttacttcttcttcccagcttggccaacccatgcatctctccccccccccccccatggttaaggccaatcaaggtcagcctaCCTCAACCCTGAAGGCGGGTCAGTGAAGGGCCACATTTTATTTGAGGAGAAAGAATGTTGATGTAGGCCTCACGAGTCATAACTCATTGTATGAAAGGGCACACTGACATATGAAAGAATCCCCACCCCCTGGTATGGTGGATATTTTTTCCCATATCATATTTAGGGGTGGGGGATCGTtcgtgtggcccctgcacaATGTGAGCACAAACAAGAATCAACAACGATGGGGTTTTGTATTTCCCAAGGTGGGGCCATTATTTCACCCCCTCTGTGTGTGGGTGTAGGCACCACGCAACTTGGTAGGAATCTTTTTCgttatttatttaatgggaTAAAAAATCCTCTCGACCAATGGTGCACTGCAGATCGTTGGATGTCGCACCTACCACATGTCCACCACTCCAACCCGCATTGCACCATTGGGGAATTTGAGAGGATTTAAATCCTATTTAACCCCACACCGCACTCCCTAATTCCCTCCCCCACTAGTGAAGTAGGGGAGTTGATGACTTGATCCCATGATCTCAACTGGACCCATGGGAAAGGGGTACATCTGTTGACTCGCTGGAAAAAGAGTCATTGCCGAAGCCCATAGATAATGTCGTCCTCAATTCATGGGTAACGGATGTCGGCCACACTTACACATGCGCCGTTACTTGAGTGGCCCCCATTCTCCGTGTTGTAAATTTGTAATTGGCTTACGTACCTTAAGTTTGCTAAGTCTGAATATTTTGAAACGAAAGACTTTCATAAACAGCAACAAAAGTAGCCGTTGCATATCTTATGTTGGTGATGGATTTGACCGTTGGAACAAAAGATACGTTTACGTTACCTTTCGTTCTTGTTGAAACACACTTTGGCCTTCTCTTTCAGAGATTGAGGATGCACGACAGTAAGACAGAGTGAAAAAGGAGGCAAGGATAGAACCTTGAGgccccctccctccccttttCTTTCCATTGCCTgtgaatcttaaaaaaaaaaaggagagaatggTTGCCAAAACCCCACCAAAGCTGAGGAGAATGGCAGCAGCTCCTCTCAATCCGAATCTCCTGAGAGAGACGGTGAAGAAGGTAGAGTATGGCCTATGGACCCAGATGAGCTATTATTCCTCCATTGCTCCTTACGGCGCCGCTTGATGTAATGTTTtgatcttttttatttgttctcTCTGACCCACTGCTGTTGCtctgtttctctgtttctctgctGTTGAAGGTCGATCAATGCATGGCTCGATTGCAGGAACTCCAGTATACGGTTTCGGGAGGAACGAAAATGATATCTGGTGTGAATCTCAGTCCTCGTAGTACAAGAGTATATCTAAAAACTAGCCTCAGATGCAAACAGGAATCGCTTAGGTATGAGAGATATTGCAGTTACTCTTCTTAACCAGCCCTTTTGTGGCTCTGTTTGTTCGGTTTTTGATCTCTGTTCTGAAACGGGTGTTTACATTTccgtatttttttttgggctctTTGAAGGATCAAGAATGGTGCCGCTCGGAAGTCTCCAGTTGGAAAGTTTCAAGGAAGCACAACCGGTATGGCACACTTAAGATCTCTCCGCTTTATTGTAATTTGTACAATAAATCCTGTCTCCATAAATTCTGTGTTCTTTAATGACTTGATTTATCTGTAACAGGGGAATGGCGTCGGATGTCACTGCCGGCGATGCTAGTCGGAGAGACAGTTGGGGAGATTCTGCAAGCTAGCAGATTTGCAAAGGGAATAGTCGATGCTGTTGCTGCCAATACCAAGAAAATTCCTTCTGATGATCCAAAAACACCACTGACCCAAAGAAGAATCCAAACTCCTTGTCCTGAAAACACAGAGCTTCGGACTcggagaaagaaggaaaagcaAGTTGCTTTCCAGTTGATTAGATCAGAAACTAATGGCCAGAGCATTCGTCGGGCTCGATCACGGATTGATTTTAAGGTTTCACCTCCAAGTAAAAGAGGATTTGGAAAAGAGAATTGGCATCTTGCTCACCGGGTATCTCCCAAGAATAAGCCTTGGGCTAAAAAAACTGTTCTTTTTCCAAACCCTTTATTCCTCAATTCTCCTTCCTCTCAACAACACAAATTCTGCAAGACAAGATCTCCGGTGATATCTAGAGCTCGACAAACTCCACATAAATTCTTGATTAAATCTCCAAATGCACCATCGAAATTACAAGTAAGAGTCAAGAATACACCTGTTTGTATATCTCCCACAAGATCCATCAACATGAGCAAGAAATCACCCAAGGTCTCGGCGGCCTCAAAGTTGCGAGGATCTTTCTCTCCATCAAGGCTGCGAGGATCTTTCTCCCCATCAAGGCTCGCAAACAGATTAGTCTCTCCATTGAAGAGCAGAGTGTCAGTGCAAAAATATGGTGGATTAAGGAGTGTATTGAAACAGAGGCCACCAACTCCAACAAGATCCACTGATTGGAGAATCTAATTGTCACTTTCCATCCTCAAAAAAGTTTTCTTTCTCATCGTTAGAAGTCCTTATTACATTTTCTTGATGTCTGCATTCTTTCCATTATCATGTACACGTTTGAGAGATATTTATGTCAATAACTCGCCTTGATCTGTTTGTAAAATTTGGGAGTGGAGGCTATTTTTCTTTTACGCTTTCCTTATGTAAAAAGGcataaaatttatatatattttttgcatCTCCTTTTTCTCTACTTTCAGTCACAACCAATTTATGGTtgttagaacaaacaccaaACAGAATACGAACAAAATCGAAAACAAAGCAAGATGACACTAAGATTTAGGTGGTTCAGACAAAGTATGATGTGCTACGTCCACGGGCGAAGctgaagatgtttcactatgtaaatcggagaaagtaacaatggagatctctcaagaacactgAAAAACGACAGTGCTTCTctctcccagaaaccctaaattgaaAACCACAAATCTTACTTACTTACTTTACAATAAAGCaggtaaagaatataaatactcctccatcagATTGGGTCGATTCATCGGGTCCGCTACCATTGCATATCTCAAAAAAAGTTTCATTCGGATCACCACAAAAAATGTCGGAGCAGATCATTCTTTGaaacgggtacaagaattcgaAACATACATAACAGTGGTGTTGGCTGATCATGTGAATCAATTGATGGTTAGCTAATCATAATGTCAACCTTACTTATACAGACACTGACCATCTCAATTGTGCACTCACATGATCAGTCAACGCCACAATTTAAAAACCTTTCCCTGGATAGAAATGAAATGTTTATAGTGATCAGAAGGAATGTATTTATCAATCCTTTGTTATCTTTGATGGAAGCTTTTGTTTATCATCTAAATGTGCATCATGGGCTTTTCTGATTGTTGACCATAATGGGAAGCTGTGTTTAGTCATTGGTGAGCCAGGAAAGCAGGTAGTATTCAAGAAGCAGAGACAAGAGGCAGGCAAGCAAAGGAACCAGGACACAGAAATGTGGTATTGCTGTTATACAATGAAGCTGTTATTAGATGCAATCAAGTGGAAGATTTTAAAGGATGGCCTTGTAACTCAtttcttttttggaagacattatATTAATAGGGAGAGCGAATTCTACCTGGTCGCATGCGGCATGCGGaccctgcgcctagacacagggcCATGTGAGATGACTAGCGCACCTTTaggaatttccacctttccatggagGCACAACGATCATTTCGCACTGCCCTGTGTCTCGGCACAGGGGGTGCACCACACACGACCAAGTAGTCTTTCTCCCATATTTATAAGAGGGAGgcaaaaaattaagagaaagagaatgctacctggtcgcgTGCAACATGCAACTCTTGTGCCTAGATATAGGGTTGCGCAAAATGACTAAAGCCTTGCCCTcagggatttccacctttcatgggggagCGGCGGTCATTTCATGCGACCCTGTGTTTAGATGCGAGCCACACGCTGCACATgactaggtagcattctttttcccccaAAAGTAATGTCTAAAAGTAAGGATGAATGAGAATCCTCAATCCATTCACCGAAGCAGGTTCAGATGCATGCGGGGgtatcgagagggtattttggtgaAGATACTAAACCTAAtaaggtttgtgaaccctaggatggtgtctgtggaggaaaactttgacCAAAGTAATGTTTATGACCTTGGATTCTACCCTCTTCCTAACGGGTGAAgagaaacattaaaaaaaaaataaaaaaaatccacaaatGCCTTCTGGGCCTAAGAGCCCATCCTGAGTTGGGCCCAATCCATTACCGCCATTTCAGTAAGCTCTTTCTGGATAAAATGGCTGTTAGTGAAGACGCAGGGGATCGCAGCAGATAaggccctctctctctcgtagcCATCGTTTCTCCCACGCACCACCGTACACTCTTGTTGAGTTGTTCCTCATATTTTCCTGCAAAAATCATAACTTTCAAGATTAACAGTTCTCTATATCTATCgaattatctctctcttttcctttattcttctttccatggTCTCTTTACCTGCGAGCTGCGTTCTTCTTCCGAATTTCCCTGTCCTCAGAGAAACCAATACTTCGAGCTTCCCCCATCATGGTCGAACATATACATTCAAGAGTCAAAATCACCGAAATAAATTATGTATCAATGCGTCGGTCGGAATGAACTCATTCGACTCGAGTTATCAGCAACGACAGCCAAGAACATTGTTTCCGGGCGGATTTAAGAGGCCGGAGATTAAGGTACCCACTCTGGTGCTTCAATTGAAATCAGATGAAGTATTGGAGAGGGAAGGAGTTTTGGATTTTATTGATGCTGCAGTCAGTAAATGGGTTGGAATTGTTGTGCTCGATGGTTCACCAGGAAGTGGTGGCCGCTTGTATGAGGCAGCTTGCCTTTTGAAGTCGGTTCTTAGAGATCGGGCTTATTTGCTTATTACGGAGCGTGTCGATATTGCAGCTGCTGTTGGTGCTAGCGGCGTTCTGCTTTCTGACCAAGGTTCTTCCTCTCTTTGTTACTTCCCCATTGGAGATGATTCTTATACTTACTGTCTCTGAAAAGCGAAACCAAAAGTCATAGTGCCATTAAGAAAATAAGCAGTGATTATCAGTTTCTAATATCCCGGGATAGCCGAAGCGGGGGAGGGAAGAGAACCGGTAAGAAAATAAAGTCAATAGGTTGTTCAATGAATACAGTATTCAGTTCATATGATAGGACATCTTGAGAATtggcccaaaaaaaagaagaagtattTGTAATATCCTCGAGTTTTGAACAGGGCCTCGGCCGTCCATTTCCGTGGTTAGTATTGTTATCATACGGGAAGGATTTTTGGTTCTTTAGGCTTTTGATCAGTGTGGATCTTGGTCTTAAAGTTTCATGGTAGATGGTACAATTCTATGCATTTAGGTAACTTACAGATAGGTGAAATGTTTAAGGTGGAATAGttatattcaacggaggcctagggacgcctcagtaaggaggagtgatatgattacgattgaaggagctaaaagagctaggggcagccctaaaatgaccataggagaagtggtgaggaaggacatgcatagtctaggtcttgctccaagtatgacctcggatagagcctattggagggcaaggatccatgtaacagaccccttttcccatcttttcatTCCTCGTTTTGTTTAGACCTCGgtttacctactttgttttgtttggatccatgtagccgacctcagtaagttgagataaggctgagtttgttgttatACAAATAGGTGAAATGTTCAAGTACCCGAGTCTTGGATGGCTTACAATCAGTACAGCCAGGATTAAGTAAGAATAGTTTTATCTCCTATTGGAAACCCCATAGTTAATAACTTGATTTCATGTACATCTTATCTCATGAAGTACCGCTTTGACCTTTagatctttgtttttgtttcgaTGAATGTACTTGCCAACAAGTATATCCACCCTATGATCTCTTGCCTATCTATGTCAGTGTATTTGTACAAGAGTTTACAGTGTAAATAGATATATCTCCAAATACAACATCAAAGAAGTGAATGTGGACTTTGAAAGGACAATGTATACTTTGGCACAACATTGTCCATCCAACCTGGAAGTAGTAAATTCACCTCTGAATTTGTGTGGCCAATGTGATATTGCCTACAATGTTTGATGGTACAAAATTATCTCTAAAATATATTGCCTTAGACTTCATATATGTTTTCCTGCAGGTCTACCTCCTATTGTTGCGAGGAATATGATGGTCCAGTCCAAGTCCGAGTCTACCTTTCTCCCTTTAGTGGCAAGAAATGTGCAGACAGCTAGTGCTGCTTTAAATGCATCTAATTCTGAAGGTGCTGATTGTATTTTATATAGTGCTGATGGAATAAACCATGTTGAATTATCGGTGAACCCTGTACTTCAGAATGTCAAGGTACCGGTATTTACCACAATTGCTTTAGTAGGACAGGGTTCACTTCTGACAGAAGCATCAAAGTTACTCAGCTCAGGTGCTAGTGGTTTGGTCATTacattggaagatatgaagCTGTTTAGTGATGACACTCTGAGCAAATTGTTTAATACTATAGTAATAAATAGAAGAGCACAGCATCAAATTCAGAGCTTCAATAAACTTGAAAAAGGGGACGTGATTGACAAATTTCATGAGAAGAAAGGATATACTGGCTTTACTAAGTTGGAGGATAGAGAGAAAACCatcatagaaagagagagacaggtTATGCTAGAGACAACTGCTGTTATCCGCAAAGCGGCACCACTGGTGATCTTTTAATGTTAACATTTGGTAGTTGAAGTTACTCTTAGAGatgttatttcttttaattgttttgaTTTGTACTTGATATTGAAAATGGAATATTGCCATTGAATAACAGATGGACGAGGTCTCGCTGCTTACTGATGCAGTGGCTCAGCTTGATGAGCCGTTTTTGCTGGTTATAGTGGTAATTGTGTGTTGACCTTCAACAAACTCTGGTTCCACAGATATACATTGGTATTAGCTCCGAATTTCAAATACGTTATTTACTAATTCTTTCTTAATTTGGGTCATCCTTTTCACATCTTTTAATATAAGTGACCATTTAGTTCCTGACGT includes these proteins:
- the LOC122641675 gene encoding probable microtubule-binding protein TANGLED, whose product is MVAKTPPKLRRMAAAPLNPNLLRETVKKVDQCMARLQELQYTVSGGTKMISGVNLSPRSTRVYLKTSLRCKQESLRIKNGAARKSPVGKFQGSTTGEWRRMSLPAMLVGETVGEILQASRFAKGIVDAVAANTKKIPSDDPKTPLTQRRIQTPCPENTELRTRRKKEKQVAFQLIRSETNGQSIRRARSRIDFKVSPPSKRGFGKENWHLAHRVSPKNKPWAKKTVLFPNPLFLNSPSSQQHKFCKTRSPVISRARQTPHKFLIKSPNAPSKLQVRVKNTPVCISPTRSINMSKKSPKVSAASKLRGSFSPSRLRGSFSPSRLANRLVSPLKSRVSVQKYGGLRSVLKQRPPTPTRSTDWRI